A window of the Juglans microcarpa x Juglans regia isolate MS1-56 chromosome 5D, Jm3101_v1.0, whole genome shotgun sequence genome harbors these coding sequences:
- the LOC121265558 gene encoding phosphatidate cytidylyltransferase 1-like has product MQKDNSSSTPAPARLRHRRRSNEVIPEDSKANGSHLLVNDHNKYRSMLIRAYSSIWMIGGFAFIVYMGHLYIMAMVVVIQIFMARELFNLLRKAHEDKRLPGFRLLNWHFFFTAMLFVYGRLLSQRLVNTMTTDRFLYQLVSSLFKYHMAICYFLYIAGFMWFILTLKKKMYKYQFGQYAWTHMILIVVFTQSSFTVASIFEGIFWFLLPATLIVINDIAAYFFGFFFGRTPLIKLSPKKTWEGFIGASVTTIISAFMLANVMGRFPWLTCPRKDLSTAWLHCDPGPLFKPQHFTLPGWVSQWFPWKEVSILPVQWHALCLGLFASIIAPFGGFFASGFKRAFKIKDFGDSIPGHGGITDRMDCQMVMAVFAYIYHQSFVVQQNLSVDTILNQILMNLTFKEQQALYIKLGEILQERLVGKS; this is encoded by the exons ATGCAGAAAGATAATAGCTCCAGCACTCCAGCTCCTGCTCGTCTTCGACATCGTAGACGTTCAAATGAG GTTATTCCAGAGGATAGCAAAGCAAATGGAAGCCATTTACTTGTTAATGATCATAATAAATACAGGTCAATGTTGATCCGTGCATACTCATCTATTTGGATGATTGGGGGCTTTGCATTTATTGTCTACATGGGTCATCTTTACATAATGGCCATGGTGGTGGTTATTCAAATATTTATGGCTAGAGAGCTGTTCAACCTACTCAGGAAAGCTCATGAAGATAAACGTCTCCCAGGATTTAGGCTGTTAAATTG GCACTTTTTCTTCACTGCAATGTTATTTGTGTATGGCCGCCTTCTCAGTCAACGGCTTGTCAATACCATGACAACAGACAGATTTTTATATCAGCTTGTGAGCAGCCTTTTCAAGTATCATATGGCTATCtgttatttcttatatattgcAG GATTTATGTGGTTCATTCTTACCTTAAAGAAGAAGATGTACAAGTATCAGTTTGGCCAGTACGCATGGACACACATGATACTAATTGTCGTGTTTACACAGTCCTCCTTCACCGTTGCCAGCATTTTTGAGGGAATTTTCTG GTTTCTTCTTCCAGCAACTCTTATAGTCATCAATGATATTGCTGCTTATTTCTTTGGTTTCTTTTTCGGAAGAACTCCTTTAATCAAGTTATCTCCAAAGAAAACTTGGGAGGGATTCATTGGAGCGTCTGTTACCACTATCATCTCTGCATTTATG CTTGCAAACGTCATGGGCCGTTTTCCGTGGTTAACATGTCCAAGGAAG GATTTATCTACTGCTTGGCTTCACTGTGATCCGGGCCCATTATTTAAACCTCAGCATTTCACTTTACCAGGATGGGTTTCTCAATGG TTTCCTTGGAAAGAGGTCTCGATTTTGCCAGTTCAATGGCATGCTCTCTGTCTTGGCTTGTTTGCATCTATAATAGCACCTTTTGGAGGCTTCTTTGCCAGTGGTTTCAAAAGAGCTTTTAAAATCAAG GATTTTGGTGATAGTATACCTGGGCATGGTGGAATTACAGATAGAATGGACTGCCAG ATGGTGATGGCCGTATTTGCTTACATCTATCATCAGTCATTTGTTGTGCAACAAAACCTCTCAGTTGATACAATCTTGAACCAG ATATTGATGAACCTCACTTTCAAGGAGCAGCAAGCTCTATACATAAAGCTTGGGGAGATCTTGCAGGAGAGGCTTGTGGGAAAGTCTTAG
- the LOC121265562 gene encoding alkaline ceramidase, producing the protein MAEGISSFWGPVTSTIECCEKNYAYSSYIAEFYNTISNIPTILLALIGLINALRQRFEKRFTILHISNMILAIGNMLYHATLQRGQQQSDETPMVWEMLLYMYILYSPDWHYRSTMPTFLFLYGAVFAVVHAIVQLGIGFKVHYFILCLLCIPRMYKYYIHTQDASAKRLAKIYVATLCLSSLCWFCDRVFCKEISGWPINPQGHALWHIFMAISSYFANTFLMFCRAQQREWSPKVVHIMGVLPYVKIEKPKTQ; encoded by the exons ATGGCTGAGGGAATCTCAAGTTTCTGGGGTCCTGTCACGTCAACTATCGAGTGTTGTGAGAAGAATTATGCCTACTCTTCTTATATTGCGGAATTTtacaacacaatatccaacatcCCGACCATTCTTTTGGCCCTCATCGGTCTTATCAATGCCTTAAGACAACGATTTGAGAAGAGATTTACCATTCTTCACATATCTAATATGATACTTGCCATTGGAAACATGTTATACCATGCCACGTTGCAACGTGG GCAACAGCAGAGCGATGAAACTCCTATGGTGTGGGAGATGCTACTTTATATGTACATCCTCTACTCACCAGATTGGCACTACCGTAGCACAATGCCTACCTTCCTCTTCCTTTATGGTGCTGTTTTTGCTGTTGTTCATGCAATAGTCCAACTTGGCATTGGCTTCAAGGTGCATTACTTTATATTGTGTCTTCTATGCATTCCTCGAATGTACAAGTATTACATTCACACACAAGATGCTTCTGCTAAGCGGCTTGCAAAGATATATGTGGCTACCCTTTGTCTAAGTAGCTTGTGTTGGTTCTGCGATCGTGTTTTCTGCAAGGAGATATCTGGTTGGCCCATTAATCCACAGGGTCATGCTCTGTGGCACATCTTCATGGCCATTAGTTCCTACTTCGCAAATACCTTCTTGATGTTTTGCCGTGCTCAGCAACGTGAATGGTCGCCAAAAGTTGTCCATATCATGGGTGTTCTCCCCTATGTGAAGATCgaaaaaccaaaaactcaatga
- the LOC121264753 gene encoding transcription initiation factor IIF subunit alpha-like isoform X1 — MSFDLLLKPSCSGCGSTTDLYGSNCKHMTLCLSCGKTKAENHEKCYDCGATVTRLIREYNVRASSSSDKNYFIGRFVSGLPNFSKKRSAENKWSLQKEGLQGRQLTDALREKYKNKPWLLEDETGQFQFQGQMEGAPSATYYLLMMQGKEFAAIPAGSWYNFNKVAQYKQLTLEEAEEKMNNRKRTADGYERWMMKAANNGSAAFGGVERPDDKDSGVAGGRARKKMTGDDEEGNVSDKGEEDEEEEVARKNRLGLNKRGGDDDEEGPRGGDLDLDDDDIEKGDDWEHEEIFTDDDEAVGNDPEEREELAPEVPAPPEIKQDEDDEDEDNGEEGGLSKSGKELKKLLGRTGGLNDSDAEDDDDDEEDMDDEIGVTPVLAPKQKDAPKEEPAENSPVKTMPSGPARGTASASKSAKAKRKLNGDDAKVSNAAPPKKVKTENELKPSLKEETVPPPKSSVPSKATPPSKTGPTSSAGPVTEEEIRAVLIQKTPVTTQDLVANFKARLRSPEDKKAFADILRKISKIQRTNGSNYVVLRER; from the exons ATGTCGTTCGATCTGCTGTTGAAGCCGTCGTGTAGTGGGTGTGGATCGACCACGGACTTGTACGGGAGTAATTGCAAGCACATGACTCTGTGCTTGAGCTGTGGCAAAACCAAGGCCGAGAACCATGAAAAATGCTACGACTGTGGCGCGACAGTCACGCGTTTGAttcga GAGTATAATGTTCGTGCAAGTTCTAGCAGCGACAAGAATTACTTTATTGGTAGATTTGTGTCTGGGTTGCCAAATTTTTCGAAGAAGAGAAGTGCGGAAAATAAATGGTCTCTCCAAAAAGAAGGTCTACAAGGCCGGCAACTTACTGATGCTTTGCGG GAGAAGTACAAGAATAAACCATGGTTATTGGAGGATGAAACTGGGCAATTTCAGTTCCAAGGTCAGATGGAAGGTGCACCATCCGCTACTTACTACCTACTAATGATGCAAGGAAAGGAGTTTGCTGCTATTCCTGCTGGTTCTTG GTATAACTTTAACAAAGTTGCACAATATAAGCAACTTACACTGGAGGAAGCAGAAGAAAAGATGAATAACCGGAAAAGGACTGCTGATGGATATGAAAGATGGATGATGAAAGCTGCAAATAATGGATCTGCTGCATTTGGTGGAGTGGAGAGGCCTGATGACAAAGATAGTGGTGTGGCTGGTGGTAGGGCACGTAAAAAGATGACTGGTGATGATGAAGAAGGTAATGTTTCAGATAAAGGGGAGGaggatgaagaggaagaggtcgCAAGGAAGAATAGATTGGGACTCAACAAAAGAGGTGGTGATGATGACGAGGAAGGTCCGAGAGGTGGTGATCTTGAtttagatgatgatgatattgagAAGG GTGATGATTGGGAGCATGAAGAAATATTCACGGATGATGATGAAGCTGTTGGTAATGATCCTGAAGAAAGGGAAGAATTGGCCCCTGAAGTTCCTGCTCCTCCAGAAATTAAGCAG gatgaagatgatgaggatgaagatAATGGAGAGGAGGGTGGACTGAGCAAATCTGGAAAAGAGTTGAAGAAGCTGCTTGGGCGAACTGGTGGGCTTAACGATTCAGATgcagaggatgatgatgatgatgaggaagat ATGGATGATGAGATTGGTGTTACTCCTGTGCTGGCTCCAAAGCAGAAGGATGCACCTAAAGAGGAACCTGCTGAAAACAGTCCTGTAAAAACGATGCCTTCTGGACCTGCTCGGGGAACCGCATCTGCCTCTAAGTCTGCAAAGGCGAAGAGAAAATTAAATGGCGACGATGCGAAAGTGTCTAATGCTGCACCTCCAAAGAAGGTGAAAACAGAAAAT GAATTAAAACCTTCTTTAAAAGAAGAAACTGTGCCTCCTCCTAAAAGCAGTGTGCCTTCAAAAGCTACACCACCATCAAAAACTGGGCCAACATCATCTGCTGGGCCTGTCACTGAAGAAGAAATCAGAGCTGTTTTAATACAGAAGACACCCGTGACAACACAGGATCTTGTTGCTAATTTTAAAGCAAGACTAAGATCCCCAGAG GACAAGAAAGCTTTTGCAGACATCCTGAGAAAAATTTCCAAGATACAGAGGACAAATGGATCTAATTATGTTGTTTTGAGAGAGCGATGA
- the LOC121264753 gene encoding transcription initiation factor IIF subunit alpha-like isoform X2 → MSFDLLLKPSCSGCGSTTDLYGSNCKHMTLCLSCGKTKAENHEKCYDCGATVTRLIREYNVRASSSSDKNYFIGRFVSGLPNFSKKRSAENKWSLQKEGLQGRQLTDALREKYKNKPWLLEDETGQFQFQGQMEGAPSATYYLLMMQGKEFAAIPAGSWYNFNKVAQYKQLTLEEAEEKMNNRKRTADGYERWMMKAANNGSAAFGGVERPDDKDSGVAGGRARKKMTGDDEEGNVSDKGEEDEEEEVARKNRLGLNKRGGDDDEEGPRGGDLDLDDDDIEKGDDWEHEEIFTDDDEAVGNDPEEREELAPEVPAPPEIKQDEDDEDEDNGEEGGLSKSGKELKKLLGRTGGLNDSDAEDDDDDEEDMDDEIGVTPVLAPKQKDAPKEEPAENSPVKTMPSGPARGTASASKSAKAKRKLNGDDAKVSNAAPPKKELKPSLKEETVPPPKSSVPSKATPPSKTGPTSSAGPVTEEEIRAVLIQKTPVTTQDLVANFKARLRSPEDKKAFADILRKISKIQRTNGSNYVVLRER, encoded by the exons ATGTCGTTCGATCTGCTGTTGAAGCCGTCGTGTAGTGGGTGTGGATCGACCACGGACTTGTACGGGAGTAATTGCAAGCACATGACTCTGTGCTTGAGCTGTGGCAAAACCAAGGCCGAGAACCATGAAAAATGCTACGACTGTGGCGCGACAGTCACGCGTTTGAttcga GAGTATAATGTTCGTGCAAGTTCTAGCAGCGACAAGAATTACTTTATTGGTAGATTTGTGTCTGGGTTGCCAAATTTTTCGAAGAAGAGAAGTGCGGAAAATAAATGGTCTCTCCAAAAAGAAGGTCTACAAGGCCGGCAACTTACTGATGCTTTGCGG GAGAAGTACAAGAATAAACCATGGTTATTGGAGGATGAAACTGGGCAATTTCAGTTCCAAGGTCAGATGGAAGGTGCACCATCCGCTACTTACTACCTACTAATGATGCAAGGAAAGGAGTTTGCTGCTATTCCTGCTGGTTCTTG GTATAACTTTAACAAAGTTGCACAATATAAGCAACTTACACTGGAGGAAGCAGAAGAAAAGATGAATAACCGGAAAAGGACTGCTGATGGATATGAAAGATGGATGATGAAAGCTGCAAATAATGGATCTGCTGCATTTGGTGGAGTGGAGAGGCCTGATGACAAAGATAGTGGTGTGGCTGGTGGTAGGGCACGTAAAAAGATGACTGGTGATGATGAAGAAGGTAATGTTTCAGATAAAGGGGAGGaggatgaagaggaagaggtcgCAAGGAAGAATAGATTGGGACTCAACAAAAGAGGTGGTGATGATGACGAGGAAGGTCCGAGAGGTGGTGATCTTGAtttagatgatgatgatattgagAAGG GTGATGATTGGGAGCATGAAGAAATATTCACGGATGATGATGAAGCTGTTGGTAATGATCCTGAAGAAAGGGAAGAATTGGCCCCTGAAGTTCCTGCTCCTCCAGAAATTAAGCAG gatgaagatgatgaggatgaagatAATGGAGAGGAGGGTGGACTGAGCAAATCTGGAAAAGAGTTGAAGAAGCTGCTTGGGCGAACTGGTGGGCTTAACGATTCAGATgcagaggatgatgatgatgatgaggaagat ATGGATGATGAGATTGGTGTTACTCCTGTGCTGGCTCCAAAGCAGAAGGATGCACCTAAAGAGGAACCTGCTGAAAACAGTCCTGTAAAAACGATGCCTTCTGGACCTGCTCGGGGAACCGCATCTGCCTCTAAGTCTGCAAAGGCGAAGAGAAAATTAAATGGCGACGATGCGAAAGTGTCTAATGCTGCACCTCCAAAGAAG GAATTAAAACCTTCTTTAAAAGAAGAAACTGTGCCTCCTCCTAAAAGCAGTGTGCCTTCAAAAGCTACACCACCATCAAAAACTGGGCCAACATCATCTGCTGGGCCTGTCACTGAAGAAGAAATCAGAGCTGTTTTAATACAGAAGACACCCGTGACAACACAGGATCTTGTTGCTAATTTTAAAGCAAGACTAAGATCCCCAGAG GACAAGAAAGCTTTTGCAGACATCCTGAGAAAAATTTCCAAGATACAGAGGACAAATGGATCTAATTATGTTGTTTTGAGAGAGCGATGA
- the LOC121265560 gene encoding uncharacterized protein LOC121265560, with protein sequence MHHHEHRSSRPLRLKVVSTMGANLTSCLHSNSEREVKSASSNDSAHESNNSTKGSSIIKLLKPECWKTQKVMKKRQSPHQPDHKSMITKVGKLTLEDLLIMASPGRADRFSGGHELYVFSPANYKRVHPSSSTGSVDTALSSKAKDSFCLKRSRVLHMSTGKAAEGESESSLIISTNQSGKLKKKVRFRLPEEGDIIVFQSPESHDDREYCS encoded by the exons ATGCATCATCATGAACATCGATCCTCTAGGCCCCTCCGTCTAAAG GTGGTTTCAACAATGGGAGCAAATCTCACCAGTTGCTTGCATTCTAATTCAGAGCGAGAGGTGAAATCAGCCAGCTCCAACGACAGCGCCCATGAAAGCAACAACAGCACTAAAGGGTCATCAATCATCAAACTGCTGAAACCGGAGTGCTGGAAGACACAGAAGGTGATGAAGAAGAGACAGTCTCCTCACCAACCAGATCATAAGAGCATGATCACAAAGGTCGGAAAGTTGACTTTAGAAGACTTGCTGATCATGGCTTCTCCGGGCAGGGCAGATCGTTTCAGCGGAGGTCATGAACTGTATGTATTCAGTCCTGCTAATTATAAAAGGGTACACCCATCTTCAAGTACTGGATCAGTCGATACAGCTTTATCCTCTAAAGCAAAAGACAGCTTCTGTTTGAAGAGATCAAGGGTGCTGCACATGAGTACTGGTAAAGCAGCTGAAGGAGAATCAGAATCTTCTTTGATTATAAGCACAAACCAAagtgggaagttgaaaaagaaggTCCGTTTTAGATTGCCCGAGGAGGGTGACATTATCGTATTTCAGTCTCCAGAAAGTCATGACGATCGAGAATATTGTTCGTGA
- the LOC121264755 gene encoding cucumber peeling cupredoxin-like, producing MAALMKMVDVALVLLISLSQLGGNWVEAQVHHVVGGDRGWDPSSDVSSWSSARNFRVGDKIWFTYSSSRESIAELKSKEEFELCDVSNPIRMYTDGLDSISLEEKGIHYFASSNPESCKNGLKLHVEVLPQGEPEIPKVATSMGSVLDVADGPAIPSSSAHLVGSFILLAFGFLCCYAVVGV from the exons ATGGCTGCGTTAATGAAGATGGTGGATGTTGCTCTGGTTCTCCTGATCTCCCTGAGCCAGCTTGGAGGGAACTGGGTCGAAGCCCAAGTGCACCATGTGGTCGGAGGCGACCGCGGCTGGGACCCATCTTCCGACGTCTCTTCTTGGTCCTCCGCAAGAAACTTCAGGGTCGGAGATAAAATCT GGTTCACGTACTCTTCATCACGGGAAAGCATCGCTGAGCTGAAGAGCAAGGAGGAATTCGAGCTGTGCGATGTAAGCAACCCTATCAGAATGTACACGGACGGCTTGGATAGCATCTCACTGGAAGAGAAAGGGATCCACTACTTCGCGAGCAGTAACCCTGAGAGCTGCAAGAACGGGCTGAAGTTACACGTTGAGGTGCTGCCTCAGGGAGAACCCGAAATCCCAAAAGTAGCCACATCGATGGGCTCCGTTCTAGACGTAGCTGATGGGCCCGCAATCCCTTCTAGCTCAGCCCATCTTGTTGGAAGCTTTATCCTCTTGGCCTTTGGATTTCTTTGCTGCTATGCTGTTGTAGGTGTTTGA